One segment of Pseudodesulfovibrio sp. 5S69 DNA contains the following:
- the fliD gene encoding flagellar filament capping protein FliD, whose translation MADSTYTSGSINFTGLGNGTDFNTLIDGLVEVERSRVTRLKNWKTSWEEKNAQFMDLNTKLLSLKTSLEGMDTLNDFMTKGVSSSNTNLLVATADADALESSHTVLINQLATNDILITNSGASSMDSVIASSDTSFTFSYGGESITINDISAGTTLEGFVELINNHPDSRGLIQATTIFDGTSYHLQLAGKGLGADNQLVISNAGSLAFGAGDFTETQNAQNSQIRVDGFPTSNSAWIERGSNSVDDIISGITLDLKAAAPGSVVSLTVTTDTSDIADKVTAFVEAVNTIRAQIIALTKVDQTKGAVSTGGNSLTDPEDKKGSILTGNYGIDIISQNLKNITANIGVGFTPWDPETRSGDKYCALSQLGIMTDAEQGSATYGLLTIDYEKLDEALQDDPTAVAELFSLEPTGTSRTTDFTFNSLVEGTTKPGEYDIEVVSDGTQIISATINGEDAAVSGWEITALSGDASGMALRLNNTGAGTYNGKVAVKAGKATEMIDELTALTKPYNKFTYEGGPLAVLQHNYGDIMDSIDDKIKFEETRIDKLERNLRLKYSRLDTLLGQYQLRQGQLEAALAQLE comes from the coding sequence ATGGCAGACAGCACGTACACATCGGGTTCAATCAACTTTACCGGCCTGGGCAACGGGACGGACTTCAACACGCTCATTGATGGGCTTGTCGAGGTTGAGCGGAGCCGTGTCACACGCCTGAAGAACTGGAAGACCTCCTGGGAAGAAAAGAATGCGCAGTTCATGGATCTCAATACCAAGTTGCTCAGTCTGAAGACCTCCCTGGAAGGCATGGACACCCTGAACGACTTCATGACCAAGGGCGTTTCCAGCTCCAATACCAACCTGCTCGTGGCCACTGCCGATGCCGACGCCCTGGAGTCCTCCCACACCGTACTCATCAACCAGTTGGCCACCAACGACATCCTGATCACCAACTCCGGCGCCAGCTCCATGGACTCGGTCATCGCCTCGTCCGACACCTCGTTTACCTTCTCCTACGGCGGCGAATCCATCACCATCAACGACATCTCGGCGGGCACCACCCTGGAAGGATTCGTCGAACTGATCAACAACCACCCCGATTCGCGGGGACTCATCCAGGCCACGACCATCTTCGACGGCACTTCCTATCACCTGCAACTGGCGGGCAAGGGGCTGGGCGCTGACAACCAACTGGTCATCTCCAACGCGGGCTCGCTGGCATTCGGCGCGGGCGACTTCACCGAGACCCAAAACGCCCAGAACAGCCAGATCCGCGTGGACGGATTCCCGACCTCCAACTCGGCCTGGATCGAGCGCGGCTCCAACTCCGTGGACGACATCATTTCCGGCATCACCCTGGACCTCAAGGCCGCCGCCCCGGGCTCGGTTGTCAGCCTGACCGTGACCACCGACACCTCCGACATCGCGGACAAAGTTACCGCCTTTGTGGAGGCGGTCAATACCATCCGGGCCCAGATCATCGCGCTGACCAAGGTGGATCAGACCAAGGGTGCCGTCAGCACCGGCGGCAATTCGCTCACCGACCCGGAAGATAAAAAAGGCTCCATCCTGACCGGCAACTACGGCATAGACATCATCTCCCAGAACCTGAAGAACATCACGGCCAACATCGGCGTGGGCTTCACCCCCTGGGACCCTGAAACCCGCTCCGGAGACAAGTACTGCGCCCTGTCCCAACTCGGCATCATGACCGATGCCGAACAGGGGTCAGCCACCTACGGGCTGCTGACCATCGACTACGAGAAGCTCGACGAAGCCCTTCAGGATGACCCTACGGCCGTGGCCGAACTATTCAGCCTGGAGCCAACCGGAACCAGCCGAACCACGGACTTCACCTTCAACTCCCTAGTCGAAGGCACCACCAAACCAGGCGAGTACGACATCGAGGTGGTCAGCGACGGCACGCAGATCATCAGCGCGACCATCAACGGCGAGGACGCCGCGGTGTCGGGATGGGAAATCACCGCCTTGTCCGGCGACGCAAGCGGTATGGCCCTGCGGCTGAACAACACCGGGGCCGGAACCTACAACGGCAAGGTGGCGGTCAAGGCGGGCAAGGCCACCGAGATGATCGACGAGCTGACCGCGCTGACCAAGCCGTACAACAAATTTACCTATGAAGGCGGTCCGCTGGCGGTCCTGCAGCACAACTACGGCGACATCATGGACTCCATCGATGACAAGATCAAATTTGAAGAAACCCGGATCGATAAACTGGAACGCAACCTGCGCTTGAAGTATTCCCGTCTCGACACGTTGCTGGGGCAGTATCAGCTCCGGCAGGGGCAACTTGAAGCCGCATTGGCACAGCTTGAATAG
- a CDS encoding flagellin: protein MSLVINHNLMAMNAARNLGVSYGNLETSTRRLSSGLRITRASDDAAGLAVRELMRSDVSSLQQGIRNANDGISLIQTADGALGVIDEKLIRMKELAMQASTGTYNSDQRLIIDSEYQAMASEITRIANSTDFNGIYLLNGNLSSATHDGSGLKATGKLKVHFGTGNDCSEDYYYIQINTATASALGVGLGATGSAGRSISTQELAQKSLDVLNKAIISKDKIRANLGALQNRLENTVTVLGIQAENTQAAESRISDVDVATEMTDFVRNQILTQSAVSMLAQANSMPRMALSLLG from the coding sequence ATGTCTCTGGTTATCAACCACAACTTGATGGCGATGAACGCTGCGCGCAACCTGGGTGTCTCCTACGGCAACCTGGAAACGTCCACCCGTCGCCTGTCTTCGGGTCTGCGCATCACTCGGGCTTCTGACGACGCCGCCGGTCTGGCCGTTCGCGAGCTCATGCGTTCCGACGTCAGTTCCCTGCAGCAGGGCATCCGCAACGCCAACGACGGCATCTCCCTCATCCAGACGGCTGACGGTGCGCTCGGCGTTATCGATGAAAAGCTGATCCGCATGAAGGAACTGGCCATGCAGGCCTCCACGGGTACCTACAACTCCGACCAGCGCCTGATCATCGACTCCGAGTACCAGGCCATGGCTTCGGAAATCACCCGTATCGCCAACTCGACCGACTTCAACGGCATCTACCTGCTCAACGGCAACCTGTCCTCCGCGACCCACGACGGGTCCGGGCTCAAGGCCACCGGCAAGCTGAAGGTCCACTTCGGTACCGGCAACGACTGCTCGGAAGACTACTACTACATCCAGATCAACACGGCCACAGCGTCGGCTCTGGGTGTCGGCCTCGGCGCCACCGGCTCGGCCGGCCGCTCCATCTCAACCCAGGAATTGGCCCAGAAGTCCCTGGATGTCCTGAACAAGGCCATCATCTCCAAGGACAAGATCCGCGCCAACCTGGGTGCGTTGCAGAACCGCCTGGAAAACACCGTTACCGTCCTGGGCATCCAGGCCGAGAACACCCAGGCCGCCGAATCCCGCATCTCCGACGTCGACGTCGCCACCGAGATGACCGACTTCGTGCGCAACCAGATTCTGACCCAGTCGGCGGTCTCCATGCTGGCCCAGGCCAACAGCATGCCGAGAATGGCCCTGTCCCTGCTCGGCTAG
- the fliS gene encoding flagellar export chaperone FliS, which yields MANPAKAYLATQIETTTQGELLLMLYEAAIKFLKRAKREIDNRDYAKKGIYISKAMAIIHELSESLNKEKGGEITPKLGQLYMFCTTQLVKANIRLDNRMVDDVIKILDGLRSAYAQIVPIHDGKAAPGDTASTGGVKPASAPPVPQAPPVMPVQAAPAPQRTEPPRKAQPAPEPRPNRRPGPPRRPRPPRSGARPRLPNSARPTPTTTPTDESPAPQGAGFVLRARSGFSRTIDGHLQHMRHVSPFRHG from the coding sequence ATGGCCAACCCAGCGAAGGCATACCTGGCGACCCAGATCGAAACCACCACCCAAGGGGAACTCCTCCTCATGCTCTATGAGGCGGCGATCAAATTCCTCAAACGGGCAAAGCGTGAAATCGACAACAGGGACTATGCCAAGAAGGGCATTTACATATCCAAGGCCATGGCGATCATTCATGAGCTGTCCGAAAGCTTGAACAAGGAAAAGGGCGGGGAGATCACCCCCAAGCTCGGCCAGCTGTACATGTTCTGCACCACCCAGTTGGTCAAGGCCAACATCCGCCTGGACAACAGGATGGTCGACGACGTCATCAAGATCCTGGACGGACTGCGCTCGGCCTACGCCCAGATCGTGCCCATCCACGACGGCAAGGCCGCCCCCGGCGACACGGCGTCCACCGGCGGGGTCAAACCGGCTTCCGCGCCCCCGGTCCCCCAGGCGCCTCCGGTCATGCCCGTGCAGGCCGCCCCGGCCCCGCAGCGGACCGAGCCGCCCCGGAAGGCCCAGCCCGCGCCCGAGCCTCGGCCGAACCGGCGGCCGGGTCCGCCGCGCCGGCCGCGCCCACCCCGATCCGGAGCGCGGCCGCGGCTGCCAAATTCCGCGCGGCCAACGCCTACAACAACGCCAACCGATGAATCGCCGGCCCCGCAAGGGGCCGGTTTCGTTTTGCGGGCAAGGTCCGGTTTTTCCAGGACGATAGACGGACATTTACAACACATGCGGCATGTGTCACCTTTCCGCCATGGTTGA